One segment of Pseudomonas sp. FP2196 DNA contains the following:
- the rpsA gene encoding 30S ribosomal protein S1 has protein sequence MSESFAELFEESLKTLNLQAGSIITGVIVDIDYQARWVTVHAGLKSEALIPLEQFYNDAGDLTINVGDEVHVALDSVEDGFGETKLSREKAKRAECWIVLEAAFAAEEVVKGVINGKVKGGFTVDVNGIRAFLPGSLVDVRPVRDTTHLEGKELEFKVIKLDQKRNNVVVSRRSVLEAENSAEREALLESLQEGQQVKGIVKNLTDYGAFVDLGGVDGLLHITDMAWKRIKHPSEIVNVGDEIDVKVLKYDRERNRVSLGLKQLGEDPWVAIKARYPESTRVTARVTNLTDYGCFAELEEGVEGLVHVSEMDWTNKNIHPSKVVQVGDEVEVMVLDIDEERRRISLGIKQCKSNPWEDFSGQFNKGDKISGTIKSITDFGIFIGLDGGIDGLVHLSDISWNEVGEEAVRRFKKGDELDTVILSVDPERERISLGIKQLESDPFSEYVSVNDKGAIVTGTVKEVDAKGAIIVLADDIEATLKASEISRDRVEDARNVLKEGQEVEAKIISVDRKSRVIQLSIKSKDDAEEKEAIQSLKETPEAATGDTTMAALLRQAMAKQN, from the coding sequence ATGAGCGAAAGCTTTGCGGAACTCTTTGAAGAAAGCCTAAAAACCCTGAACCTTCAGGCAGGCTCCATCATCACCGGTGTTATCGTTGATATCGATTACCAAGCTCGCTGGGTAACCGTTCACGCTGGCCTGAAGTCTGAAGCACTCATCCCGCTTGAGCAGTTCTACAACGACGCTGGCGATCTGACTATCAATGTCGGTGACGAAGTTCACGTTGCTCTGGACTCGGTTGAAGATGGTTTCGGTGAAACCAAGCTGTCCCGTGAAAAAGCCAAGCGCGCTGAGTGCTGGATCGTTCTGGAAGCTGCCTTCGCAGCCGAGGAAGTGGTCAAGGGCGTTATCAACGGTAAGGTTAAAGGCGGCTTCACTGTCGACGTTAACGGCATCCGTGCGTTCCTGCCAGGTTCCCTGGTTGACGTCCGTCCAGTGCGCGACACCACGCACCTGGAAGGCAAAGAGCTGGAATTCAAGGTCATCAAGCTGGACCAGAAGCGCAACAACGTTGTCGTTTCCCGTCGCAGCGTCCTGGAAGCCGAGAACTCCGCCGAGCGTGAAGCTCTGCTGGAATCCCTGCAGGAAGGCCAGCAAGTCAAAGGTATCGTCAAAAACCTCACCGATTACGGCGCATTCGTCGATCTGGGTGGCGTGGACGGCCTGCTGCACATCACCGACATGGCTTGGAAGCGCATCAAGCATCCTTCCGAGATCGTCAACGTTGGTGACGAAATCGACGTTAAGGTTCTGAAATACGATCGCGAACGCAACCGTGTTTCCCTGGGCCTGAAGCAGCTGGGCGAAGATCCATGGGTTGCTATCAAAGCCCGTTACCCAGAAAGCACTCGCGTTACCGCGCGTGTAACCAACCTGACCGACTACGGCTGCTTCGCTGAGCTGGAAGAAGGCGTTGAAGGTCTGGTACACGTTTCCGAAATGGACTGGACCAACAAGAACATCCACCCTTCGAAAGTCGTACAAGTCGGCGACGAAGTGGAAGTTATGGTTCTGGACATCGACGAAGAGCGTCGTCGTATCTCCCTGGGCATCAAGCAGTGCAAATCTAACCCATGGGAAGATTTCTCTGGCCAGTTCAACAAGGGCGATAAAATCTCCGGCACCATCAAGTCGATCACCGATTTCGGTATCTTCATTGGTCTGGACGGCGGCATCGACGGTCTGGTTCACCTGTCCGACATCTCCTGGAACGAAGTGGGCGAAGAAGCTGTTCGTCGTTTCAAGAAGGGCGACGAGCTGGACACCGTTATCCTGTCGGTTGACCCAGAGCGCGAGCGTATCTCCCTGGGTATCAAGCAACTGGAAAGCGATCCGTTCTCCGAGTACGTCTCGGTTAACGACAAAGGCGCAATCGTTACTGGCACCGTGAAAGAAGTTGACGCCAAAGGCGCCATCATCGTTCTGGCCGACGATATCGAAGCGACTCTGAAAGCCTCCGAAATCAGCCGTGACCGCGTTGAAGATGCGCGCAACGTTCTGAAAGAAGGCCAGGAAGTAGAAGCCAAGATCATCAGCGTTGATCGTAAGAGCCGCGTGATCCAACTCTCCATCAAGTCGAAAGATGATGCTGAAGAGAAAGAAGCTATCCAGAGCCTGAAAGAGACTCCGGAAGCTGCTACCGGCGACACCACCATGGCGGCACTGCTGCGCCAGGCAATGGCCAAACAGAACTAA
- the cmk gene encoding (d)CMP kinase: MKNIAPVITIDGPSGSGKGTVAGILAKRLGWNLLDSGALYRLLAFAAHNHGVDLTNEELLKKLAAHLDVQFIAATDGQLQRIILEGDEVSDVIRTESVGSGASQVAALPAVREALLQRQRAFQEAPGLVADGRDMGTVVFPDAPLKIFLTASAEERARRRYLQLKGKVEGVSLSSLLDEIRARDERDTQRAVAPLKPAADAIQLDSTELSIDQVLERIMSEIAIRDIAG, encoded by the coding sequence GTGAAGAACATTGCACCGGTCATCACCATTGATGGGCCAAGCGGCTCGGGCAAAGGCACTGTGGCCGGGATTCTGGCCAAGCGCCTGGGCTGGAATCTGCTGGACTCCGGCGCGCTTTATCGCTTGCTGGCGTTTGCTGCGCACAATCATGGTGTTGACCTGACCAATGAAGAGCTGCTGAAGAAGCTTGCCGCTCATCTGGACGTTCAGTTCATTGCGGCGACCGACGGTCAGTTGCAGCGAATCATCCTGGAAGGTGACGAAGTCAGCGATGTCATTCGTACTGAAAGCGTCGGTTCCGGCGCTTCTCAGGTGGCTGCATTGCCCGCGGTGCGCGAGGCGCTGCTGCAGCGTCAGCGTGCTTTCCAGGAAGCGCCGGGCCTTGTTGCCGATGGTCGCGATATGGGTACGGTGGTTTTCCCCGATGCACCGTTGAAAATTTTTCTCACGGCCAGTGCCGAGGAGAGGGCGCGTCGTCGATATTTGCAGTTGAAGGGCAAAGTCGAGGGTGTTAGTCTGTCGAGTCTGCTAGATGAGATCCGTGCACGCGACGAGCGTGACACCCAGCGAGCGGTAGCCCCGCTTAAGCCGGCGGCTGACGCCATACAGCTGGATTCAACGGAGTTGTCCATCGATCAGGTGCTTGAACGCATCATGAGCGAGATCGCCATTCGCGATATCGCCGGGTGA
- a CDS encoding bifunctional prephenate dehydrogenase/3-phosphoshikimate 1-carboxyvinyltransferase — protein MIGRLVVVGLGLIGGSFAKGLRESGVCREVVGVDLDPQSRKLAVELGVVDRCEDDLAAACQGADVIQLAVPILAMEKVLARLASMDLGQAILTDVGSAKGNVVRAATEAFGGMPARFVPGHPIAGSEQSGVEASNADLFRRHKVILTPLEQTDSQALAVVDRLWRELGADVEHMQVERHDEVLAATSHLPHLLAFGLVDSLAKRNENLEIFRYAAGGFRDFTRIAGSDPVMWHDIFLANREAVLRTLDTFRSDLDALRDAVDAGDGHQLLGVFTRARVAREHFSKILARRAYVDAMNSNDLIFLAQPGGRLSGRIRVPGDKSISHRSIMLGSLAEGVTEVEGFLEGEDALATLQAFRDMGVVIEGPHHGRVTIHGVGLHGLKPAPGPIYLGNSGTSMRLLSGLLAAQNFDSTLTGDASLSKRPMNRVANPLREMGAVIETAAEGRPPMTIRGGHKLKGLTYTMPMASAQVKSCLLLAGLYAEGKTTVTEPAPTRDHTERMLRGFGYPVSVNGATASVESGGKLTATHIEVPGDISSSAFFLVAASIAEGSELVLEHVGINPTRTGVIDILRLMGADITLENQREVGGEPVADLRVRAAKLKGIEIPEELVPLAIDEFPVLFVAAACAEGRTVLTGAEELRVKESDRIQVMADGLLALGVKCEPTPDGIIIDGGQIGGGEVHGHGDHRIAMAFSVASLRATAPIRIHDCANVATSFPNFLALCGQVGIRVAQEAQS, from the coding sequence ATGATCGGTCGTCTGGTGGTGGTCGGTCTGGGATTGATCGGTGGTTCGTTTGCCAAGGGCTTGCGTGAAAGCGGCGTGTGCCGCGAAGTGGTCGGCGTCGATCTCGACCCGCAATCGCGCAAGCTGGCGGTCGAGTTGGGCGTGGTGGATCGCTGCGAGGATGACTTGGCAGCTGCATGCCAAGGCGCAGACGTGATTCAGTTGGCGGTGCCGATTCTGGCTATGGAGAAAGTGCTCGCGCGTCTGGCGAGCATGGATCTGGGTCAGGCGATTCTGACCGATGTCGGCAGCGCCAAAGGCAATGTGGTGCGCGCGGCGACCGAGGCGTTCGGCGGCATGCCGGCGCGTTTCGTGCCGGGGCATCCGATTGCCGGTTCAGAGCAGAGCGGGGTGGAAGCCTCCAATGCCGACCTGTTCCGTCGTCACAAGGTCATTCTCACGCCGCTCGAGCAAACCGACTCGCAAGCGCTGGCGGTGGTCGATCGTCTTTGGCGCGAATTGGGCGCCGATGTCGAGCACATGCAGGTCGAGCGTCACGACGAAGTGCTGGCTGCGACCAGCCATCTGCCGCACCTGCTGGCCTTCGGTCTGGTCGACTCGTTGGCCAAACGCAATGAAAACCTTGAGATCTTCCGTTACGCTGCCGGTGGTTTCCGCGATTTCACAAGAATCGCAGGAAGCGACCCGGTGATGTGGCACGACATCTTCCTCGCCAACCGCGAGGCTGTTCTGCGCACACTCGATACATTTCGCAGCGACCTCGACGCCTTGCGCGACGCGGTCGATGCAGGGGATGGGCACCAATTGTTGGGCGTTTTCACTCGCGCCCGGGTTGCCCGCGAGCATTTCAGTAAAATCCTGGCCCGCAGGGCCTATGTGGACGCTATGAATTCCAACGATCTGATCTTCCTGGCTCAACCTGGTGGCCGCCTGTCCGGTCGGATTCGCGTACCAGGTGATAAATCGATTTCCCACCGTTCGATCATGCTCGGCTCGCTGGCCGAAGGCGTCACCGAAGTCGAAGGGTTCCTCGAGGGTGAAGACGCCCTGGCGACCTTGCAGGCATTCCGTGACATGGGTGTGGTCATCGAAGGCCCGCACCACGGTCGCGTGACCATTCACGGTGTCGGCCTGCATGGTCTGAAACCTGCGCCGGGCCCGATCTATCTGGGCAACTCCGGTACGTCGATGCGTCTGCTGTCCGGCCTGCTGGCCGCGCAGAACTTCGACAGTACCCTGACGGGCGATGCTTCGCTGTCCAAGCGTCCGATGAATCGCGTGGCCAATCCGCTGCGCGAAATGGGCGCCGTGATCGAAACTGCCGCTGAAGGTCGTCCGCCGATGACCATTCGTGGTGGTCACAAGCTCAAAGGCCTGACTTACACCATGCCGATGGCCAGCGCGCAGGTGAAGTCCTGCCTGTTGCTGGCCGGTCTGTACGCTGAAGGCAAGACCACCGTTACCGAACCTGCGCCGACCCGCGACCACACCGAACGCATGCTGCGCGGGTTTGGCTACCCGGTAAGCGTCAATGGCGCCACGGCGTCGGTCGAGTCCGGTGGCAAGCTGACAGCGACCCATATCGAAGTGCCGGGCGACATCTCGTCGTCGGCGTTCTTCCTGGTCGCAGCTTCGATTGCTGAAGGTTCGGAGCTGGTGCTTGAGCACGTCGGTATCAACCCGACCCGTACCGGTGTGATCGACATCCTGCGCCTGATGGGCGCTGACATCACCCTGGAAAACCAGCGTGAAGTCGGTGGCGAACCTGTCGCTGACCTGCGCGTGCGAGCAGCTAAGCTCAAAGGTATCGAGATTCCTGAAGAGCTGGTTCCGCTGGCCATCGACGAATTCCCGGTGCTGTTCGTGGCAGCTGCGTGTGCCGAAGGGCGCACTGTGCTGACCGGTGCCGAAGAGCTGCGGGTCAAGGAATCGGATCGTATCCAGGTCATGGCGGATGGTTTGCTGGCGCTGGGCGTCAAATGCGAACCGACCCCGGACGGCATCATCATCGACGGCGGCCAGATCGGCGGCGGCGAAGTGCATGGTCACGGCGATCACCGTATCGCCATGGCTTTCAGCGTGGCCTCGCTGCGCGCCACTGCACCGATCCGCATCCATGATTGCGCCAACGTCGCGACGTCGTTCCCGAACTTCCTCGCTCTGTGCGGACAGGTCGGTATTCGTGTGGCACAAGAGGCTCAGTCGTGA
- the hisC gene encoding histidinol-phosphate transaminase produces MSGNFLALAQPGVQQLSPYVPGKPVDELARELDLDPAKIVKLASNENPLGASPKALVAIREELAELTRYPDGNGFALKSLLAEQCRVELNQVTLGNGSNDILELVARAYLAPGLNAVFSEHAFAVYPIATQAVGAQAKVVPAKDWGHDLPAMLAAIDANTRVVFIANPNNPTGTWFGAEALDEFLQDVPEHVLVVLDEAYIEYAEGSDLPDGLDFLAAYPNLLVSRTFSKAYGLAALRVGYGLSTPVVADVLNRVRQPFNVNSLALAAACAALKDEEYLAQSRQLNESGMQQLQAGFRELGLSWIESKGNFICVDLGQVAAPVFQGLLREGVIVRPVANYGMPNHLRVTIGLPAENSRFLEALRKVLARG; encoded by the coding sequence ATGAGTGGCAATTTCCTCGCTCTGGCACAGCCGGGCGTGCAACAACTTTCGCCGTACGTTCCGGGCAAGCCTGTGGACGAACTGGCGCGCGAGCTGGATCTGGATCCGGCAAAAATCGTTAAACTGGCCAGCAACGAAAACCCGTTGGGTGCCAGTCCGAAAGCCTTGGTGGCGATCCGCGAAGAGCTGGCCGAGCTGACCCGCTATCCGGACGGTAACGGCTTTGCGCTCAAGTCTCTGCTGGCCGAGCAGTGCCGTGTCGAGCTGAACCAGGTGACTCTGGGCAATGGTTCCAACGACATTCTCGAACTGGTCGCGCGCGCCTATCTGGCGCCCGGCTTGAACGCGGTGTTCAGTGAGCACGCGTTCGCGGTGTATCCGATCGCCACTCAGGCCGTCGGCGCGCAAGCCAAAGTGGTGCCGGCCAAGGACTGGGGACACGACCTGCCGGCCATGCTCGCAGCCATCGACGCCAACACCCGCGTGGTGTTCATTGCCAATCCGAACAACCCGACCGGTACCTGGTTCGGCGCCGAAGCGCTGGACGAGTTCCTGCAGGATGTTCCGGAGCATGTACTGGTCGTGCTGGACGAGGCGTACATCGAGTATGCCGAAGGCAGTGATCTGCCGGATGGTCTGGACTTCCTCGCGGCGTACCCGAATCTGCTGGTTTCGCGCACGTTCTCCAAGGCCTATGGTCTGGCGGCTTTGCGCGTCGGCTATGGCCTGTCTACCCCGGTAGTGGCGGATGTGTTGAACCGTGTTCGCCAGCCGTTCAACGTCAACAGCCTGGCTTTGGCTGCGGCGTGTGCGGCGTTGAAAGACGAAGAGTATCTGGCGCAAAGCCGTCAGCTCAACGAGTCCGGCATGCAACAACTGCAGGCTGGTTTCCGTGAGCTGGGCCTGAGCTGGATCGAGTCCAAAGGCAACTTCATCTGTGTCGACCTCGGTCAAGTAGCGGCTCCGGTGTTCCAGGGTTTGCTGCGCGAAGGCGTGATCGTGCGTCCGGTGGCCAACTACGGCATGCCGAACCACCTGCGGGTGACCATTGGTCTGCCGGCGGAAAACAGTCGCTTCCTCGAAGCGCTGCGCAAGGTTCTGGCTCGTGGGTGA
- the pheA gene encoding prephenate dehydratase — MSEQELKALRVRIDALDTKVMELISERARCAQEVARVKMASLAEGEVPVFYRPEREAQVLKRVMERNQGPLGNEEMARLFREIMSSCLALEQPLKVAYLGPEGTFTQAAAMKHFGHAVISKPMAAIDEVFREVAAGAVNFGVVPVENSTEGAVNHTLDSFLEHDMVICGEVELRIHHHLLVGENTKTDSISRIYSHAQSLAQCRKWLDAHYPNVERVAVSSNAEAAKRVKGEWNSAAIAGDMAAGLYGLTRLAEKIEDRPDNSTRFLMIGNQEVPPTGDDKTSIIVSMSNKPGALHELLVPFHDNGIDLTRIETRPSRSGKWTYVFFIDFVGHHRDPLIKGVLEKISQEAVALKVLGSYPKAVL; from the coding sequence ATGTCCGAGCAAGAACTCAAGGCACTGCGCGTTCGCATTGACGCTCTCGACACCAAGGTCATGGAGCTGATCAGTGAGCGTGCGCGTTGCGCCCAGGAAGTCGCGCGAGTAAAGATGGCCTCGCTGGCCGAAGGCGAAGTGCCGGTGTTCTATCGTCCCGAGCGTGAAGCTCAGGTGCTCAAGCGTGTGATGGAGCGTAACCAGGGGCCGCTGGGCAACGAAGAGATGGCGCGGCTGTTCCGCGAAATCATGTCTTCGTGCCTGGCGCTGGAGCAGCCGCTGAAAGTGGCTTACCTCGGCCCTGAAGGCACCTTCACCCAAGCGGCCGCCATGAAGCACTTCGGTCACGCAGTGATCAGCAAGCCGATGGCGGCGATCGACGAAGTGTTCCGTGAAGTGGCGGCGGGTGCGGTGAATTTCGGCGTGGTGCCGGTGGAAAACTCCACCGAAGGCGCGGTCAACCACACGCTGGACAGCTTCCTCGAACACGACATGGTCATCTGTGGCGAAGTCGAGCTGCGCATTCACCATCACCTGCTGGTCGGTGAAAACACCAAGACCGACAGTATCAGTCGCATCTATTCCCACGCTCAGTCGCTGGCCCAGTGCCGCAAGTGGCTGGACGCGCATTATCCGAATGTCGAGCGCGTGGCAGTGTCCAGCAATGCCGAGGCGGCCAAGCGGGTTAAAGGCGAGTGGAATTCGGCGGCGATTGCCGGTGACATGGCGGCAGGGCTGTACGGCCTGACCCGTCTGGCCGAGAAGATCGAGGATCGCCCGGATAACTCCACGCGCTTCCTGATGATCGGCAACCAGGAAGTGCCGCCGACCGGCGACGACAAGACGTCGATCATCGTTTCCATGAGCAACAAGCCCGGCGCGCTTCATGAGCTGTTGGTGCCGTTCCATGACAACGGCATCGACCTGACCCGCATCGAAACCCGTCCGTCGCGCAGCGGCAAGTGGACCTACGTGTTCTTCATCGACTTCGTCGGCCACCACCGTGATCCGTTGATCAAAGGTGTGCTGGAAAAGATCAGTCAGGAAGCAGTAGCACTCAAAGTGCTGGGTTCCTACCCGAAAGCAGTTCTGTAA
- the serC gene encoding 3-phosphoserine/phosphohydroxythreonine transaminase, producing the protein MSKRAYNFCAGPAALPEAVLQRAQGELLDWHGKGLSVMEMSHRSDEFVSIANQAEQDLRDLLNIPSNYKVLFLQGGASQQFAQIPLNLLPEGGSADYIDTGIWSQKAIEEASRYGHVNVAATAKPYDYFAIPGQNEWNLSKDAAYVHYAPNETIGGLEFQWIPETGDVPLVADMSSDILSRPVDISRFGMIYAGAQKNIGPSGIVVNIIREDLLGKARSLCPTMLNYKVAADNGSMYNTPPTLAWYLSGLVFQWLKEQGGVEAIAKLNDVKQRTLYDFIDASGLYSNPINKSDRSWMNVPFRLADDRLDKPFLAGAEERGLLNLKGHRSVGGMRASIYNAVDITAVNALVAYMAEFEKEHG; encoded by the coding sequence GTGAGCAAGCGAGCCTATAACTTCTGCGCCGGCCCGGCGGCGCTTCCCGAAGCTGTCCTGCAACGCGCCCAAGGTGAACTCCTTGACTGGCACGGCAAGGGTCTGTCGGTTATGGAAATGAGCCATCGCAGCGATGAGTTCGTGTCCATTGCCAATCAGGCTGAGCAGGATCTGCGTGACCTGCTGAATATCCCTTCGAACTATAAAGTGCTGTTTCTGCAAGGTGGTGCCAGCCAGCAGTTTGCGCAGATCCCGCTGAACTTGTTGCCTGAAGGCGGCTCGGCCGACTATATCGACACCGGTATCTGGTCGCAGAAAGCCATCGAAGAGGCATCGCGTTACGGTCACGTCAACGTTGCCGCTACCGCCAAACCTTATGACTATTTCGCCATTCCGGGACAGAACGAGTGGAACCTGTCCAAGGATGCCGCTTACGTTCACTACGCACCGAACGAAACCATTGGCGGCCTGGAATTTCAGTGGATCCCGGAAACCGGCGACGTGCCATTGGTTGCCGACATGTCTTCGGACATCCTCTCGCGTCCGGTCGACATCTCGCGTTTCGGCATGATCTACGCCGGTGCGCAGAAGAACATCGGCCCGAGCGGCATCGTGGTCAACATCATCCGCGAAGACCTGTTGGGCAAGGCCCGTTCGCTGTGCCCGACCATGCTCAACTACAAAGTCGCGGCCGACAACGGCTCGATGTACAACACTCCGCCGACCCTGGCCTGGTACCTGTCCGGTCTGGTGTTCCAGTGGCTGAAAGAGCAGGGCGGCGTTGAAGCCATCGCCAAGCTCAATGACGTCAAGCAGCGCACGCTGTACGACTTCATCGACGCCAGCGGCCTCTACAGCAACCCGATCAACAAGTCGGATCGCTCGTGGATGAACGTGCCTTTCCGTCTGGCCGATGATCGTCTGGACAAGCCGTTCCTGGCCGGTGCCGAAGAGCGCGGTCTGCTCAATCTCAAGGGCCACCGCTCCGTGGGCGGCATGCGCGCCTCCATCTACAACGCCGTCGACATCACCGCCGTCAATGCGCTGGTGGCGTACATGGCTGAATTCGAGAAGGAACACGGCTGA
- the gyrA gene encoding DNA gyrase subunit A, with translation MGELAKEILPVNIEDELKQSYLDYAMSVIVGRALPDARDGLKPVHRRVLFAMSELGNDFNKPYKKSARVVGDVIGKYHPHGDTAVYDTIVRMAQPFSLRYLLVDGQGNFGSVDGDNAAAMRYTEVRMTKLAHELLADLHKETVDWVPNYDGTEMIPAVMPTRIPNLLVNGSSGIAVGMATNIPPHNLGEVIDGCLALIDNPELTVDELMQYIPGPDFPTAAIINGRAGIIEAYRTGRGRIYMRARSIVEDIDKVGGRQQIVITELPYQLNKARLIEKIAELVKEKKLEGITELRDESDKDGMRVVIELRRGEVPEVILNNLYAQTQLQSVFGINIVALIDGRPRILNLKDLLEAFVRHRREVVTRRTVFELRKARERGHILEGQAVALSNIDPVIALIKASPTPSEAKEALISTPWESSAVVAMVERAGADSCRPENLDPQYGLREGKYFLSPEQAQAILELRLHRLTGLEHEKLLAEYQEILNQIGELIRILNSAVRLMEVIREELEVIRAEYGDQRRTEILDARLDLTLGDMIPEEERVVTISHGGYAKTQPLAAYQAQRRGGKGKSATGVKDEDYIAHLLVANSHSTLLLFSSKGKVYWLKTYEIPEASRAARGRPLVNLLPLEADETITTMLQIDLEALQKRAGAEDEDDADDAIIEGEVVEAEEAAELEEIDGETAELVAEPTGEFIFMATASGTVKKTPLARFARPRSNGLIALKLKEGDTLIAAAITDGAKEIMLFSDAGKVIRFAEAAVREMGRGARGIRGMRILKDQKLISMLIPESGAQILTASERGFGKRTALSKFPRRGRGGQGVIAMVTKERNGKLVGAIQVQEGEEIMLISDQGTLVRTRVDEVSSLGRNTQGVTLIKLATDETLVGLERVQEPSEVEGEELEGEEGLVSGAEVVIDDVAEDQQLDAAADEEPQE, from the coding sequence ATGGGCGAACTGGCCAAAGAAATCCTCCCGGTCAATATCGAAGACGAGCTGAAACAGTCCTACCTCGATTACGCGATGAGCGTGATCGTCGGCCGTGCACTGCCGGATGCGCGCGATGGCTTGAAGCCCGTGCACCGCCGCGTGCTGTTCGCGATGAGCGAGCTGGGCAACGACTTCAACAAGCCGTACAAGAAATCTGCCCGTGTTGTCGGTGACGTGATCGGTAAATATCACCCGCACGGTGATACTGCCGTCTACGACACCATCGTACGTATGGCTCAGCCTTTCTCCCTGCGCTACCTGTTGGTCGACGGTCAGGGCAACTTCGGTTCGGTGGACGGCGACAACGCTGCAGCCATGCGATATACCGAAGTGCGCATGACCAAGCTGGCTCACGAGCTGCTGGCTGACTTGCACAAGGAAACCGTGGATTGGGTGCCGAACTACGACGGCACGGAAATGATCCCGGCGGTCATGCCGACCCGTATTCCCAACCTGCTGGTCAACGGTTCCAGCGGTATCGCTGTGGGCATGGCAACCAACATCCCGCCGCACAACCTCGGTGAAGTCATCGACGGTTGCCTGGCGCTCATCGACAATCCCGAGCTGACTGTCGACGAGCTGATGCAATACATCCCCGGTCCGGACTTCCCGACCGCCGCGATCATCAACGGTCGCGCCGGTATCATCGAAGCCTACCGCACCGGTCGCGGGCGCATTTACATGCGTGCGCGTTCGATCGTTGAAGACATCGACAAGGTCGGTGGTCGTCAGCAGATCGTCATCACCGAACTCCCTTACCAGTTGAACAAGGCGCGTCTGATCGAGAAGATCGCCGAACTGGTAAAAGAGAAAAAGCTTGAAGGCATCACTGAACTGCGCGACGAGTCCGACAAGGACGGTATGCGCGTCGTGATCGAACTGCGTCGCGGCGAAGTGCCTGAGGTGATTCTCAACAACCTCTACGCCCAGACCCAGCTGCAAAGCGTGTTCGGCATCAACATCGTTGCGCTGATCGACGGACGTCCACGGATTCTGAATCTCAAGGATCTGCTGGAAGCCTTCGTTCGTCACCGTCGCGAAGTCGTTACCCGCCGTACCGTGTTCGAACTGCGCAAGGCGCGCGAGCGTGGTCACATCCTTGAAGGTCAGGCCGTTGCCCTGTCGAACATCGACCCGGTGATCGCCCTGATCAAGGCTTCGCCAACCCCGTCGGAAGCCAAGGAAGCGCTGATCAGCACACCTTGGGAATCCTCGGCGGTGGTGGCGATGGTTGAGCGTGCCGGTGCCGATTCGTGCCGCCCGGAAAACCTCGATCCGCAATACGGTCTGCGCGAAGGCAAGTACTTCCTTTCGCCAGAACAGGCGCAAGCCATTCTGGAACTGCGTCTGCACCGTCTGACCGGCCTGGAACACGAGAAGCTGCTGGCCGAGTATCAAGAGATCCTCAACCAGATCGGCGAGCTGATCCGCATCCTCAACAGTGCCGTGCGCCTGATGGAAGTGATCCGCGAAGAGCTGGAAGTGATCCGCGCCGAATACGGCGATCAGCGTCGCACCGAGATTCTCGATGCACGCCTCGACCTGACTCTGGGCGACATGATCCCGGAAGAAGAGCGCGTCGTGACCATTTCCCACGGTGGCTACGCCAAGACCCAGCCGCTGGCTGCGTATCAGGCTCAGCGTCGTGGCGGTAAAGGCAAGTCGGCGACTGGCGTCAAGGATGAGGACTACATTGCTCACCTGCTGGTTGCCAACAGTCACTCCACGCTGTTGCTGTTCTCCAGCAAAGGCAAGGTGTACTGGCTGAAGACCTACGAAATTCCTGAAGCGTCGCGTGCTGCGCGTGGTCGTCCGCTGGTCAATCTGCTGCCGCTGGAAGCCGATGAAACCATCACCACCATGCTGCAGATCGATCTCGAGGCCCTGCAAAAACGTGCCGGTGCTGAGGATGAGGATGACGCTGACGATGCAATCATCGAAGGCGAAGTCGTCGAAGCTGAAGAAGCTGCCGAGCTGGAAGAGATCGACGGCGAAACAGCCGAGCTGGTGGCTGAGCCGACCGGTGAATTCATCTTCATGGCCACTGCTTCCGGTACCGTCAAGAAGACCCCGCTGGCACGCTTCGCCCGTCCGCGCTCCAATGGCTTGATCGCGTTGAAGCTCAAGGAAGGCGATACGCTGATTGCAGCTGCCATCACTGATGGCGCGAAAGAAATCATGCTGTTCTCCGACGCTGGCAAGGTGATTCGATTCGCTGAAGCCGCAGTGCGCGAAATGGGTCGTGGTGCGCGCGGTATTCGCGGCATGCGGATCCTCAAGGATCAGAAACTGATCTCCATGTTGATTCCTGAGTCGGGCGCGCAGATTCTGACCGCTTCCGAGCGTGGTTTCGGCAAGCGCACCGCACTGAGCAAATTCCCTCGCCGCGGTCGTGGTGGTCAGGGCGTGATTGCCATGGTCACCAAAGAGCGCAACGGCAAACTCGTCGGTGCAATCCAGGTGCAGGAAGGCGAGGAAATCATGCTGATTTCCGACCAGGGCACACTGGTGCGCACCCGTGTTGATGAAGTGTCCAGCCTGGGTCGCAACACCCAGGGTGTGACCCTGATCAAACTGGCCACCGATGAAACGCTGGTCGGTCTGGAGCGGGTTCAGGAGCCGTCGGAAGTCGAGGGCGAAGAGCTCGAGGGTGAAGAAGGATTGGTGTCCGGCGCGGAGGTCGTGATCGACGACGTTGCCGAAGACCAGCAACTCGACGCCGCAGCTGACGAAGAACCGCAAGAATAA